A genomic region of Venturia canescens isolate UGA chromosome 9, ASM1945775v1, whole genome shotgun sequence contains the following coding sequences:
- the Lrch gene encoding leucine-rich repeat and calponin homology domain-containing protein isoform X2 — protein MAMVASNMSGHIQKQLTRSLERILEEAHLSGELKLSGRKLKDFPKVGKTGSKYSLSDTVIADLSKNRFGELPEEVTEFPFLEKLHLYHNAIRVIPETVVMLQSLTYLDLSRNQLTVLPREVCRLPLQTLLVAHNRLASLPEELGRMSSLAELDAGCNEIVSLPPRIGDLPRLRCLDLRSNFLVHLPIELTYLRLVKLDISSNRISVLPNELRKMKSLVELRLSDNPLTSPPASLCIRGRTHIFKYLERQAAKHERARGGRVRRGPLEARGHATLDTRSHRRHNVDSGYSTSDGVDKRWSQEIHSAVHDNEGRTAWRQECSPLSITLPVEASVNGSCSGTSTPSTISPGEHTSLEDELGKAMILHDQLQKRRLERSASENGADGRRPMAHPLHNNSITPPGHLESTPIIQSSPSTTMQTVQPIQASTTSSSNSSPQINGEEKRPLNHTQTYREYKEALRQQRVNEGPSVYRPREQTTPPGNEAQNNEIDPTLSKDGITSAGKQLFNEDNANKRPVQKVTPSRINYQNATIINGSNSEYATKNGKYHEQPYKKPSSPVKLSTSILSTNSSPAHAPRLVKTAVGYVEGNNSPSRNGGSPKSTRSVTWNSNMPEKYSFTMRREFERAKEEADLIEQLRTHIETRLKMALPEDLAPSLTDGVVLCHLANHVRPRSVGSIHVPSPAVPKLTMARCRRNVDNFLEACRKIGVDENLVCCSSDVLEGGRGVVRVAVTVAELLRFHQTRSPVNNTSSPTSVANNVTA, from the exons atctttcgaaaaatcgttttggTGAATTGCCCGAAGAAGTTACGGAATTTCCGTTTTTGGAAAAGCTGCATCTTTATCACAATGCCATAAGAGTTATACCAGAGACTGTGGTAATGTTGCAGTCTCTGACTTACCTCGATCTCAG TCGTAACCAGTTGACGGTTTTACCTCGTGAAGTATGCAGGCTGCCATTGCAAACGTTGCTCGTAGCGCACAACAGGCTCGCCTCGTTGCCCGAGGAGCTCGGGAGAATGTCATCTCTCGCTGAACTCGATGCTGGCTGCAACGAGATAGTCAGTCTGCCACCGAGGATAGGGGACTTACCACGACTAAGGTGCCTCGACCTCAGGAGCAATTTTCTGGTCCATTTGCCCATTG AACTGACGTACCTGAGACTCGTTAAATTGGACATCAGTAGCAATCGGATTTCCGTGCTACCGAACGAATTAAGGAAAATGAAGAGCCTCGTGGAATTGAGGCTCTCTGATAATCCCTTGACTTCGCCACCTGCTTCG ttgTGCATTCGCGGGCGAACACACATCTTCAAATATTTGGAGCGACAGGCGGCGAAACACGAAAGGGCAAGGGGGGGTCGGGTCAGACGAGGTCCTCTCGAAGCTCGTGGTCACGCGACCCTGGACACGAGGTCACACAGGCGTCACAACGTCGACAGTGGTTACAGCACCAGCGACGGCGTCGACAAACGTTGGTCCCAAGAAATACACAGCGCG GTACACGATAACGAAGGGCGAACTGCTTGGCGCCAAGAATGCTCGCCATTGTCGATTACTCTTCCCGTCGAAGCCAGTGTCAATGGTTCTTGTAGCGGAACGTCCACGCCCAGTACCATTTCACCAGGAGAACATACCTCCCTCGAGGACGAACTCGGAAAG gCTATGATTCTACATGATCAGCTCCAAAAACGAAGATTGGAGAGAAGCGCTTCCGAAAATGGAGCTGATGGTCGAAGGCCAATGGCTCATCCGCTTCACAATAATTCAATCACACCACCTGG CCACTTGGAAAGCACTCCGATAATTCAATCGTCACCGAGCACGACGATGCAAACGGTCCAACCGATTCAAGCGAGTACGACGAGCAGTAGTAACTCATCTCCGCAGATCAATGGTGAGGAGAAAAGGCCATTGAATCACACGCAGACTTACAG agaATACAAAGAAGCTCTCAGACAGCAAAGAGTCAACGAAGGCCCGAGCGTTTACAGGCCGCGAGAGCAAACAACGCCCCCTGGTAACGAGGCGCAAAACAACGAGATCGATCCCACGTTATCGAAGGATGGCATCACGAGCGCGGGTAAACAACTTTTCAACGAGGACAACGCGAATAAGAGGCCCGTGCAAAAAGTAACTCCGTCTCGTATCAATTATCAAAATGCAACAATTATCAATGGAAGCAACAGCGAGTACGCTactaaaaatggaaaatatcaCGAACAGCCCTACAAAAAACCAAGTTCTCCTGTCAAATTGTCGACGAGCATACTGTCCACGAATTCTAGTCCCGCCCACGCACCCAGACTCGTCAAAACTGCCGTTGGCTACGTCGAAG gAAATAACAGTCCTAGTCGCAATGGTGGAAGCCCCAAATCCACGAGATCCGTAACTTGGAATAGTAACATgcctgaaaaatattcattcactATGAGACGTGAATTTGAGAGAGCCAAAGAAGAGGCAGATCTGATCGAACAATTACGAACG CACATCGAGACAAGGTTGAAAATGGCACTACCGGAGGATCTTGCGCCTTCACTAACAGACGGTGTTGTACTTTGTCATCTTGCGAACCACGTCAGGCCCCGATCGGTTGGAAGTATTCACGTTCCTTCTCCAGCAGTT ccTAAACTGACGATGGCTCGGTGCAGACGAAACGTCGATAATTTCTTGGAAGCTTGTCGAAAAATAGGAGTTGACGAG AATTTAGTATGCTGCTCTAGCGACGTTCTCGAAGGTGGTCGAGGCGTCGTTCGCGTCGCCGTCACCGTCGCTGAATTGCTCAGATTTCATCAGACTCGCTCCCCGGTTAACAACACTTCTTCGCCAACGAGCGTGGCGAATAACGTGACTGCTTAG
- the Lrch gene encoding leucine-rich repeat and calponin homology domain-containing protein isoform X5 — MEKDLSKNRFGELPEEVTEFPFLEKLHLYHNAIRVIPETVVMLQSLTYLDLSRNQLTVLPREVCRLPLQTLLVAHNRLASLPEELGRMSSLAELDAGCNEIVSLPPRIGDLPRLRCLDLRSNFLVHLPIELTYLRLVKLDISSNRISVLPNELRKMKSLVELRLSDNPLTSPPASLCIRGRTHIFKYLERQAAKHERARGGRVRRGPLEARGHATLDTRSHRRHNVDSGYSTSDGVDKRWSQEIHSAVHDNEGRTAWRQECSPLSITLPVEASVNGSCSGTSTPSTISPGEHTSLEDELGKAMILHDQLQKRRLERSASENGADGRRPMAHPLHNNSITPPGHLESTPIIQSSPSTTMQTVQPIQASTTSSSNSSPQINGEEKRPLNHTQTYREYKEALRQQRVNEGPSVYRPREQTTPPGNEAQNNEIDPTLSKDGITSAGKQLFNEDNANKRPVQKVTPSRINYQNATIINGSNSEYATKNGKYHEQPYKKPSSPVKLSTSILSTNSSPAHAPRLVKTAVGYVEGNNSPSRNGGSPKSTRSVTWNSNMPEKYSFTMRREFERAKEEADLIEQLRTHIETRLKMALPEDLAPSLTDGVVLCHLANHVRPRSVGSIHVPSPAVPKLTMARCRRNVDNFLEACRKIGVDEEVLMDADAIMDVGYMNAYGLEALNRLVSSLVVYRREEDDNEEPAAGSAHTIQDRVLSAMLFAAFLITLVTLYVFPIPD; from the exons atctttcgaaaaatcgttttggTGAATTGCCCGAAGAAGTTACGGAATTTCCGTTTTTGGAAAAGCTGCATCTTTATCACAATGCCATAAGAGTTATACCAGAGACTGTGGTAATGTTGCAGTCTCTGACTTACCTCGATCTCAG TCGTAACCAGTTGACGGTTTTACCTCGTGAAGTATGCAGGCTGCCATTGCAAACGTTGCTCGTAGCGCACAACAGGCTCGCCTCGTTGCCCGAGGAGCTCGGGAGAATGTCATCTCTCGCTGAACTCGATGCTGGCTGCAACGAGATAGTCAGTCTGCCACCGAGGATAGGGGACTTACCACGACTAAGGTGCCTCGACCTCAGGAGCAATTTTCTGGTCCATTTGCCCATTG AACTGACGTACCTGAGACTCGTTAAATTGGACATCAGTAGCAATCGGATTTCCGTGCTACCGAACGAATTAAGGAAAATGAAGAGCCTCGTGGAATTGAGGCTCTCTGATAATCCCTTGACTTCGCCACCTGCTTCG ttgTGCATTCGCGGGCGAACACACATCTTCAAATATTTGGAGCGACAGGCGGCGAAACACGAAAGGGCAAGGGGGGGTCGGGTCAGACGAGGTCCTCTCGAAGCTCGTGGTCACGCGACCCTGGACACGAGGTCACACAGGCGTCACAACGTCGACAGTGGTTACAGCACCAGCGACGGCGTCGACAAACGTTGGTCCCAAGAAATACACAGCGCG GTACACGATAACGAAGGGCGAACTGCTTGGCGCCAAGAATGCTCGCCATTGTCGATTACTCTTCCCGTCGAAGCCAGTGTCAATGGTTCTTGTAGCGGAACGTCCACGCCCAGTACCATTTCACCAGGAGAACATACCTCCCTCGAGGACGAACTCGGAAAG gCTATGATTCTACATGATCAGCTCCAAAAACGAAGATTGGAGAGAAGCGCTTCCGAAAATGGAGCTGATGGTCGAAGGCCAATGGCTCATCCGCTTCACAATAATTCAATCACACCACCTGG CCACTTGGAAAGCACTCCGATAATTCAATCGTCACCGAGCACGACGATGCAAACGGTCCAACCGATTCAAGCGAGTACGACGAGCAGTAGTAACTCATCTCCGCAGATCAATGGTGAGGAGAAAAGGCCATTGAATCACACGCAGACTTACAG agaATACAAAGAAGCTCTCAGACAGCAAAGAGTCAACGAAGGCCCGAGCGTTTACAGGCCGCGAGAGCAAACAACGCCCCCTGGTAACGAGGCGCAAAACAACGAGATCGATCCCACGTTATCGAAGGATGGCATCACGAGCGCGGGTAAACAACTTTTCAACGAGGACAACGCGAATAAGAGGCCCGTGCAAAAAGTAACTCCGTCTCGTATCAATTATCAAAATGCAACAATTATCAATGGAAGCAACAGCGAGTACGCTactaaaaatggaaaatatcaCGAACAGCCCTACAAAAAACCAAGTTCTCCTGTCAAATTGTCGACGAGCATACTGTCCACGAATTCTAGTCCCGCCCACGCACCCAGACTCGTCAAAACTGCCGTTGGCTACGTCGAAG gAAATAACAGTCCTAGTCGCAATGGTGGAAGCCCCAAATCCACGAGATCCGTAACTTGGAATAGTAACATgcctgaaaaatattcattcactATGAGACGTGAATTTGAGAGAGCCAAAGAAGAGGCAGATCTGATCGAACAATTACGAACG CACATCGAGACAAGGTTGAAAATGGCACTACCGGAGGATCTTGCGCCTTCACTAACAGACGGTGTTGTACTTTGTCATCTTGCGAACCACGTCAGGCCCCGATCGGTTGGAAGTATTCACGTTCCTTCTCCAGCAGTT ccTAAACTGACGATGGCTCGGTGCAGACGAAACGTCGATAATTTCTTGGAAGCTTGTCGAAAAATAGGAGTTGACGAG GAGGTCTTAATGGACGCCGATGCAATCATGGACGTGGGTTACATGAACGCGTACGGTCTGGAAGCTCTGAATCGTCTCGTGTCCTCGCTCGTTGTCTATCGTCGCGAAGAAGATGACAACGAAGAACCAGCCGCAGGTTCAGCCCATACGATTCAGGATCGCGTCCTTTCCGCGATGCTTTTTGCCGCATTCTTAATCACCCTCGTTACGCTCTATGTCTTTCCCATTCCCGATTGA
- the Lrch gene encoding leucine-rich repeat and calponin homology domain-containing protein isoform X4: MAMVASNMSGHIQKQLTRSLERILEEAHLSGELKLSGRKLKDFPKVGKTGSKYSLSDTVIADLSKNRFGELPEEVTEFPFLEKLHLYHNAIRVIPETVVMLQSLTYLDLSRNQLTVLPREVCRLPLQTLLVAHNRLASLPEELGRMSSLAELDAGCNEIVSLPPRIGDLPRLRCLDLRSNFLVHLPIELTYLRLVKLDISSNRISVLPNELRKMKSLVELRLSDNPLTSPPASLCIRGRTHIFKYLERQAAKHERARGGRVRRGPLEARGHATLDTRSHRRHNVDSGYSTSDGVDKRWSQEIHSAVHDNEGRTAWRQECSPLSITLPVEASVNGSCSGTSTPSTISPGEHTSLEDELGKAMILHDQLQKRRLERSASENGADGRRPMAHPLHNNSITPPGEYKEALRQQRVNEGPSVYRPREQTTPPGNEAQNNEIDPTLSKDGITSAGKQLFNEDNANKRPVQKVTPSRINYQNATIINGSNSEYATKNGKYHEQPYKKPSSPVKLSTSILSTNSSPAHAPRLVKTAVGYVEGNNSPSRNGGSPKSTRSVTWNSNMPEKYSFTMRREFERAKEEADLIEQLRTHIETRLKMALPEDLAPSLTDGVVLCHLANHVRPRSVGSIHVPSPAVPKLTMARCRRNVDNFLEACRKIGVDEEVLMDADAIMDVGYMNAYGLEALNRLVSSLVVYRREEDDNEEPAAGSAHTIQDRVLSAMLFAAFLITLVTLYVFPIPD; this comes from the exons atctttcgaaaaatcgttttggTGAATTGCCCGAAGAAGTTACGGAATTTCCGTTTTTGGAAAAGCTGCATCTTTATCACAATGCCATAAGAGTTATACCAGAGACTGTGGTAATGTTGCAGTCTCTGACTTACCTCGATCTCAG TCGTAACCAGTTGACGGTTTTACCTCGTGAAGTATGCAGGCTGCCATTGCAAACGTTGCTCGTAGCGCACAACAGGCTCGCCTCGTTGCCCGAGGAGCTCGGGAGAATGTCATCTCTCGCTGAACTCGATGCTGGCTGCAACGAGATAGTCAGTCTGCCACCGAGGATAGGGGACTTACCACGACTAAGGTGCCTCGACCTCAGGAGCAATTTTCTGGTCCATTTGCCCATTG AACTGACGTACCTGAGACTCGTTAAATTGGACATCAGTAGCAATCGGATTTCCGTGCTACCGAACGAATTAAGGAAAATGAAGAGCCTCGTGGAATTGAGGCTCTCTGATAATCCCTTGACTTCGCCACCTGCTTCG ttgTGCATTCGCGGGCGAACACACATCTTCAAATATTTGGAGCGACAGGCGGCGAAACACGAAAGGGCAAGGGGGGGTCGGGTCAGACGAGGTCCTCTCGAAGCTCGTGGTCACGCGACCCTGGACACGAGGTCACACAGGCGTCACAACGTCGACAGTGGTTACAGCACCAGCGACGGCGTCGACAAACGTTGGTCCCAAGAAATACACAGCGCG GTACACGATAACGAAGGGCGAACTGCTTGGCGCCAAGAATGCTCGCCATTGTCGATTACTCTTCCCGTCGAAGCCAGTGTCAATGGTTCTTGTAGCGGAACGTCCACGCCCAGTACCATTTCACCAGGAGAACATACCTCCCTCGAGGACGAACTCGGAAAG gCTATGATTCTACATGATCAGCTCCAAAAACGAAGATTGGAGAGAAGCGCTTCCGAAAATGGAGCTGATGGTCGAAGGCCAATGGCTCATCCGCTTCACAATAATTCAATCACACCACCTGG agaATACAAAGAAGCTCTCAGACAGCAAAGAGTCAACGAAGGCCCGAGCGTTTACAGGCCGCGAGAGCAAACAACGCCCCCTGGTAACGAGGCGCAAAACAACGAGATCGATCCCACGTTATCGAAGGATGGCATCACGAGCGCGGGTAAACAACTTTTCAACGAGGACAACGCGAATAAGAGGCCCGTGCAAAAAGTAACTCCGTCTCGTATCAATTATCAAAATGCAACAATTATCAATGGAAGCAACAGCGAGTACGCTactaaaaatggaaaatatcaCGAACAGCCCTACAAAAAACCAAGTTCTCCTGTCAAATTGTCGACGAGCATACTGTCCACGAATTCTAGTCCCGCCCACGCACCCAGACTCGTCAAAACTGCCGTTGGCTACGTCGAAG gAAATAACAGTCCTAGTCGCAATGGTGGAAGCCCCAAATCCACGAGATCCGTAACTTGGAATAGTAACATgcctgaaaaatattcattcactATGAGACGTGAATTTGAGAGAGCCAAAGAAGAGGCAGATCTGATCGAACAATTACGAACG CACATCGAGACAAGGTTGAAAATGGCACTACCGGAGGATCTTGCGCCTTCACTAACAGACGGTGTTGTACTTTGTCATCTTGCGAACCACGTCAGGCCCCGATCGGTTGGAAGTATTCACGTTCCTTCTCCAGCAGTT ccTAAACTGACGATGGCTCGGTGCAGACGAAACGTCGATAATTTCTTGGAAGCTTGTCGAAAAATAGGAGTTGACGAG GAGGTCTTAATGGACGCCGATGCAATCATGGACGTGGGTTACATGAACGCGTACGGTCTGGAAGCTCTGAATCGTCTCGTGTCCTCGCTCGTTGTCTATCGTCGCGAAGAAGATGACAACGAAGAACCAGCCGCAGGTTCAGCCCATACGATTCAGGATCGCGTCCTTTCCGCGATGCTTTTTGCCGCATTCTTAATCACCCTCGTTACGCTCTATGTCTTTCCCATTCCCGATTGA
- the Lrch gene encoding leucine-rich repeat and calponin homology domain-containing protein isoform X3 produces MAMVASNMSGHIQKQLTRSLERILEEAHLSGELKLSGRKLKDFPKVGKTGSKYSLSDTVIADLSKNRFGELPEEVTEFPFLEKLHLYHNAIRVIPETVVMLQSLTYLDLSRNQLTVLPREVCRLPLQTLLVAHNRLASLPEELGRMSSLAELDAGCNEIVSLPPRIGDLPRLRCLDLRSNFLVHLPIELTYLRLVKLDISSNRISVLPNELRKMKSLVELRLSDNPLTSPPASLCIRGRTHIFKYLERQAAKHERARGGRVRRGPLEARGHATLDTRSHRRHNVDSGYSTSDGVDKRWSQEIHSAVHDNEGRTAWRQECSPLSITLPVEASVNGSCSGTSTPSTISPGEHTSLEDELGKAMILHDQLQKRRLERSASENGADGRRPMAHPLHNNSITPPGHLESTPIIQSSPSTTMQTVQPIQASTTSSSNSSPQINGEEKRPLNHTQTYREYKEALRQQRVNEGPSVYRPREQTTPPGNEAQNNEIDPTLSKDGITSAGKQLFNEDNANKRPVQKPYKKPSSPVKLSTSILSTNSSPAHAPRLVKTAVGYVEGNNSPSRNGGSPKSTRSVTWNSNMPEKYSFTMRREFERAKEEADLIEQLRTHIETRLKMALPEDLAPSLTDGVVLCHLANHVRPRSVGSIHVPSPAVPKLTMARCRRNVDNFLEACRKIGVDEEVLMDADAIMDVGYMNAYGLEALNRLVSSLVVYRREEDDNEEPAAGSAHTIQDRVLSAMLFAAFLITLVTLYVFPIPD; encoded by the exons atctttcgaaaaatcgttttggTGAATTGCCCGAAGAAGTTACGGAATTTCCGTTTTTGGAAAAGCTGCATCTTTATCACAATGCCATAAGAGTTATACCAGAGACTGTGGTAATGTTGCAGTCTCTGACTTACCTCGATCTCAG TCGTAACCAGTTGACGGTTTTACCTCGTGAAGTATGCAGGCTGCCATTGCAAACGTTGCTCGTAGCGCACAACAGGCTCGCCTCGTTGCCCGAGGAGCTCGGGAGAATGTCATCTCTCGCTGAACTCGATGCTGGCTGCAACGAGATAGTCAGTCTGCCACCGAGGATAGGGGACTTACCACGACTAAGGTGCCTCGACCTCAGGAGCAATTTTCTGGTCCATTTGCCCATTG AACTGACGTACCTGAGACTCGTTAAATTGGACATCAGTAGCAATCGGATTTCCGTGCTACCGAACGAATTAAGGAAAATGAAGAGCCTCGTGGAATTGAGGCTCTCTGATAATCCCTTGACTTCGCCACCTGCTTCG ttgTGCATTCGCGGGCGAACACACATCTTCAAATATTTGGAGCGACAGGCGGCGAAACACGAAAGGGCAAGGGGGGGTCGGGTCAGACGAGGTCCTCTCGAAGCTCGTGGTCACGCGACCCTGGACACGAGGTCACACAGGCGTCACAACGTCGACAGTGGTTACAGCACCAGCGACGGCGTCGACAAACGTTGGTCCCAAGAAATACACAGCGCG GTACACGATAACGAAGGGCGAACTGCTTGGCGCCAAGAATGCTCGCCATTGTCGATTACTCTTCCCGTCGAAGCCAGTGTCAATGGTTCTTGTAGCGGAACGTCCACGCCCAGTACCATTTCACCAGGAGAACATACCTCCCTCGAGGACGAACTCGGAAAG gCTATGATTCTACATGATCAGCTCCAAAAACGAAGATTGGAGAGAAGCGCTTCCGAAAATGGAGCTGATGGTCGAAGGCCAATGGCTCATCCGCTTCACAATAATTCAATCACACCACCTGG CCACTTGGAAAGCACTCCGATAATTCAATCGTCACCGAGCACGACGATGCAAACGGTCCAACCGATTCAAGCGAGTACGACGAGCAGTAGTAACTCATCTCCGCAGATCAATGGTGAGGAGAAAAGGCCATTGAATCACACGCAGACTTACAG agaATACAAAGAAGCTCTCAGACAGCAAAGAGTCAACGAAGGCCCGAGCGTTTACAGGCCGCGAGAGCAAACAACGCCCCCTGGTAACGAGGCGCAAAACAACGAGATCGATCCCACGTTATCGAAGGATGGCATCACGAGCGCGGGTAAACAACTTTTCAACGAGGACAACGCGAATAAGAGGCCCGTGCAAAAA CCCTACAAAAAACCAAGTTCTCCTGTCAAATTGTCGACGAGCATACTGTCCACGAATTCTAGTCCCGCCCACGCACCCAGACTCGTCAAAACTGCCGTTGGCTACGTCGAAG gAAATAACAGTCCTAGTCGCAATGGTGGAAGCCCCAAATCCACGAGATCCGTAACTTGGAATAGTAACATgcctgaaaaatattcattcactATGAGACGTGAATTTGAGAGAGCCAAAGAAGAGGCAGATCTGATCGAACAATTACGAACG CACATCGAGACAAGGTTGAAAATGGCACTACCGGAGGATCTTGCGCCTTCACTAACAGACGGTGTTGTACTTTGTCATCTTGCGAACCACGTCAGGCCCCGATCGGTTGGAAGTATTCACGTTCCTTCTCCAGCAGTT ccTAAACTGACGATGGCTCGGTGCAGACGAAACGTCGATAATTTCTTGGAAGCTTGTCGAAAAATAGGAGTTGACGAG GAGGTCTTAATGGACGCCGATGCAATCATGGACGTGGGTTACATGAACGCGTACGGTCTGGAAGCTCTGAATCGTCTCGTGTCCTCGCTCGTTGTCTATCGTCGCGAAGAAGATGACAACGAAGAACCAGCCGCAGGTTCAGCCCATACGATTCAGGATCGCGTCCTTTCCGCGATGCTTTTTGCCGCATTCTTAATCACCCTCGTTACGCTCTATGTCTTTCCCATTCCCGATTGA
- the Lrch gene encoding leucine-rich repeat and calponin homology domain-containing protein isoform X1, with product MAMVASNMSGHIQKQLTRSLERILEEAHLSGELKLSGRKLKDFPKVGKTGSKYSLSDTVIADLSKNRFGELPEEVTEFPFLEKLHLYHNAIRVIPETVVMLQSLTYLDLSRNQLTVLPREVCRLPLQTLLVAHNRLASLPEELGRMSSLAELDAGCNEIVSLPPRIGDLPRLRCLDLRSNFLVHLPIELTYLRLVKLDISSNRISVLPNELRKMKSLVELRLSDNPLTSPPASLCIRGRTHIFKYLERQAAKHERARGGRVRRGPLEARGHATLDTRSHRRHNVDSGYSTSDGVDKRWSQEIHSAVHDNEGRTAWRQECSPLSITLPVEASVNGSCSGTSTPSTISPGEHTSLEDELGKAMILHDQLQKRRLERSASENGADGRRPMAHPLHNNSITPPGHLESTPIIQSSPSTTMQTVQPIQASTTSSSNSSPQINGEEKRPLNHTQTYREYKEALRQQRVNEGPSVYRPREQTTPPGNEAQNNEIDPTLSKDGITSAGKQLFNEDNANKRPVQKVTPSRINYQNATIINGSNSEYATKNGKYHEQPYKKPSSPVKLSTSILSTNSSPAHAPRLVKTAVGYVEGNNSPSRNGGSPKSTRSVTWNSNMPEKYSFTMRREFERAKEEADLIEQLRTHIETRLKMALPEDLAPSLTDGVVLCHLANHVRPRSVGSIHVPSPAVPKLTMARCRRNVDNFLEACRKIGVDEEVLMDADAIMDVGYMNAYGLEALNRLVSSLVVYRREEDDNEEPAAGSAHTIQDRVLSAMLFAAFLITLVTLYVFPIPD from the exons atctttcgaaaaatcgttttggTGAATTGCCCGAAGAAGTTACGGAATTTCCGTTTTTGGAAAAGCTGCATCTTTATCACAATGCCATAAGAGTTATACCAGAGACTGTGGTAATGTTGCAGTCTCTGACTTACCTCGATCTCAG TCGTAACCAGTTGACGGTTTTACCTCGTGAAGTATGCAGGCTGCCATTGCAAACGTTGCTCGTAGCGCACAACAGGCTCGCCTCGTTGCCCGAGGAGCTCGGGAGAATGTCATCTCTCGCTGAACTCGATGCTGGCTGCAACGAGATAGTCAGTCTGCCACCGAGGATAGGGGACTTACCACGACTAAGGTGCCTCGACCTCAGGAGCAATTTTCTGGTCCATTTGCCCATTG AACTGACGTACCTGAGACTCGTTAAATTGGACATCAGTAGCAATCGGATTTCCGTGCTACCGAACGAATTAAGGAAAATGAAGAGCCTCGTGGAATTGAGGCTCTCTGATAATCCCTTGACTTCGCCACCTGCTTCG ttgTGCATTCGCGGGCGAACACACATCTTCAAATATTTGGAGCGACAGGCGGCGAAACACGAAAGGGCAAGGGGGGGTCGGGTCAGACGAGGTCCTCTCGAAGCTCGTGGTCACGCGACCCTGGACACGAGGTCACACAGGCGTCACAACGTCGACAGTGGTTACAGCACCAGCGACGGCGTCGACAAACGTTGGTCCCAAGAAATACACAGCGCG GTACACGATAACGAAGGGCGAACTGCTTGGCGCCAAGAATGCTCGCCATTGTCGATTACTCTTCCCGTCGAAGCCAGTGTCAATGGTTCTTGTAGCGGAACGTCCACGCCCAGTACCATTTCACCAGGAGAACATACCTCCCTCGAGGACGAACTCGGAAAG gCTATGATTCTACATGATCAGCTCCAAAAACGAAGATTGGAGAGAAGCGCTTCCGAAAATGGAGCTGATGGTCGAAGGCCAATGGCTCATCCGCTTCACAATAATTCAATCACACCACCTGG CCACTTGGAAAGCACTCCGATAATTCAATCGTCACCGAGCACGACGATGCAAACGGTCCAACCGATTCAAGCGAGTACGACGAGCAGTAGTAACTCATCTCCGCAGATCAATGGTGAGGAGAAAAGGCCATTGAATCACACGCAGACTTACAG agaATACAAAGAAGCTCTCAGACAGCAAAGAGTCAACGAAGGCCCGAGCGTTTACAGGCCGCGAGAGCAAACAACGCCCCCTGGTAACGAGGCGCAAAACAACGAGATCGATCCCACGTTATCGAAGGATGGCATCACGAGCGCGGGTAAACAACTTTTCAACGAGGACAACGCGAATAAGAGGCCCGTGCAAAAAGTAACTCCGTCTCGTATCAATTATCAAAATGCAACAATTATCAATGGAAGCAACAGCGAGTACGCTactaaaaatggaaaatatcaCGAACAGCCCTACAAAAAACCAAGTTCTCCTGTCAAATTGTCGACGAGCATACTGTCCACGAATTCTAGTCCCGCCCACGCACCCAGACTCGTCAAAACTGCCGTTGGCTACGTCGAAG gAAATAACAGTCCTAGTCGCAATGGTGGAAGCCCCAAATCCACGAGATCCGTAACTTGGAATAGTAACATgcctgaaaaatattcattcactATGAGACGTGAATTTGAGAGAGCCAAAGAAGAGGCAGATCTGATCGAACAATTACGAACG CACATCGAGACAAGGTTGAAAATGGCACTACCGGAGGATCTTGCGCCTTCACTAACAGACGGTGTTGTACTTTGTCATCTTGCGAACCACGTCAGGCCCCGATCGGTTGGAAGTATTCACGTTCCTTCTCCAGCAGTT ccTAAACTGACGATGGCTCGGTGCAGACGAAACGTCGATAATTTCTTGGAAGCTTGTCGAAAAATAGGAGTTGACGAG GAGGTCTTAATGGACGCCGATGCAATCATGGACGTGGGTTACATGAACGCGTACGGTCTGGAAGCTCTGAATCGTCTCGTGTCCTCGCTCGTTGTCTATCGTCGCGAAGAAGATGACAACGAAGAACCAGCCGCAGGTTCAGCCCATACGATTCAGGATCGCGTCCTTTCCGCGATGCTTTTTGCCGCATTCTTAATCACCCTCGTTACGCTCTATGTCTTTCCCATTCCCGATTGA